The following nucleotide sequence is from Oncorhynchus clarkii lewisi isolate Uvic-CL-2024 chromosome 6, UVic_Ocla_1.0, whole genome shotgun sequence.
caccgccacagtgataaagcaaagagaaaaagcgtggcaaagtattgcagaccgcctgaatgcgtaagtagtgcacaattacacactcaccgctccgctgaaacatcacaattacaattcaaatatttaattcacatctccaaaaatgcagttgtactgtaattatgaaacggttaatttttttattgaaatgcactgcagatatgagtgaaattgtgtaaagtaactccatcacactgtataaagctatgataaaatttttgatatttttactgaaaacaagacaaaaataccaagtaattttttgcagtgtgactccattaagtgtgtgtgtgtgtgtgtgtgtgtgtgtagattaaacatgaacgggccaaaacggacatggcagcaggtcaaaatcaaatacaagaacattctgcagaatggtatggtccctgactaatatttaacaaagcacaagcatatattgtacccagaaggtgcctgctcacacattgtctgtactgttttagcagtgaaaaagaatacccacagacaaggcacgggtggtgggtcaccaaaggctgaccttaccccagcagaggacatggccttggagctaaataaaggcaaagagacgagcataggttcctcccaagatgccacccgcttcattcaaggtatgtccttccatctctacatgggatacaaccacattcatattgaatcaatttggactgtctgactttggtttacctattgccttgcagtgtctggcagcactgtgttcctgttagagccaccagcacaagcaccagacgatgctgatccagtgagtactccatcaaaggcatactgtaggcctggcatgtcttgtctactagcttcaatatgaatccgattaaatgtgatagggtgaaggccccagtgcagcagcaacagcacatgatggagacgatgatgaggaggagaccatctctctggattccagaaggcatgaggtatcatgttaagactgtgaaagtactatttactctacaatggtgaggagtcctcatcaaaatcaaaaaatcaaatttcttttacaggacccagatgctatacagtgggaaaaccagcctggcaacatagtgcgtattaataaaaggacaccacatcctgccaaattccagctgcgctaattgtattgtgttcacagagctcacaagctatcagaaagttgtatggcaaccacctccggtgccaaatagaactggcagacatagacattcagtacaagaagaaaaagatggaaaatcttgcactggagttcgaaataaaaaagaggacaattaggaaactggaccttgaaataaaaaaacttgagagggaggtgagatatgccttcaatgtacactgtatgctaactgtaacacaaatgtattaatcattatttttctttcctcccccagctccaagaagatgacacagctcaaaataaaaattaggtatattctcgtaaagtcaagtgagccatgacatatgagctcttattgtgagcacacaggacggtggcatctttctaaggttttttttattttcccagcaatcagtacaaccaagtcatcgttataaggcatcgccctcttttgcccaccccccccagcaccaggtgtggccactagcctatatgaaggcccaaaattgtgtgttcctttctgctctgacaatggcatgcccattcgtgcgagatgtggtggatgaagaagcacttgtgctgaggagagccttcaggtgagaaagggtcttcagggaccggttggacccactggccttccctgatgaccatctatatgaaagatacaggttttctgcagatggcatcaggtatctatgcagactactgggtcccaggattaagcaccgcactgcacggagccatgcactgagtgtggagcaaatggtttgtgtggccttgcgcttttttgctagtggagccttcctgtactcagtgggggatgcagaacagctgaacaaggccacaatttgccgcacaataaggagtgtgtgtctggctatcaaagcattagcagatgtcttcatctccttccctggccacagaagactctgtgacatcaaagaggagttctataggattgcaggtaagaggatctacaaattacaggacaactgttaacacatagtaggatactcattactttgtgtgacaggtttccccaatgtcattggtgcagtggactgcacacacataaggataaaagccccctcaggtgcccatgaggccgattttgtgaataggaaatcctttcacagcattaatgttcaggtgaacataactttttgatattgtccattgacgaacactctgcattgccagtgatgtgcattgattggtgtaatattcctcatcttatgatatcagatggtctgcaatgctgactgtgtgatcagcaatgttgtggcaaaatggcctggctcagtccatgactccagaatctttcgggcctctgaaatctatcagtgcctatcacaaggtaagccacacaacccctatttataaccatcatggctgtgtcaagaatatcactgtgtttatgaggtagtaatgatgagattttgtgttgacaggtgaattctctggtgtgttgctgggagacagggggtatggctgccagccttttctcctgacacctttcacagacccccaggaagcacagcaggcctacaaccatgcccatgccaggaccagggccagagttgaaatgacctttggcctcctgaaggcacgctttcactgccttcacaaattaagggtcagccctgttagggcatgtgatattactgtggcttgtgctgtccttcacaatgtggcctgcctgaggaaggagagggcccccagagtgccaccagccatggactgggacaatccggcaatcttccctgatgacgacagtggtcggctgctgagggaccaatatgtgttgaattattttagttagtatgtgtgctttcaattttggttaaatatgtcctgcggtggcagaggaatttggttttttttgggttcgttttttgacgaatttggcctcttatgatgtttgtgcggtatactgtgtgtaatacaaggctgcagggaggctactgcatccattcatttgtctgttcagttgatgtgtatggatttgtcctgcatttattttagtgtgcagacatgcagggtgtgttatacacattcaaaggtctgtatatgtatcattttgtataatatgcttagattctgtgctttccatcttgtagagtcactgtgacttcagttttgaaaggagctgatggtttacctgctttgttttgtccttattcaataaaggaacataatgttacacattgtgtttttatattcatatggaatgtgtatttgtttatatgacagagtactagggccacactgaagaaaaaggataaagtcataaatttatgaggctggttctttctgcagaaaagctacatattgtttttacagttttgatacttatgacaatgtgatacttaatattctggcacatcagcatgtctttgtttatgaaaccatactgaagtacaatttcacgaaatgccccacatctgtcattttaacaactgtcctcctttaaaacaactggttacaatattatgacttgtgtttttttcccctctgtggccctaatattctagcattttatatatagccttatagtctatgggaaactgtaaattatctaatgatagcaacatcatctaaaaatcattttttatcaaaaatcattgaaattaatgatcacaaacgtttaaataacagtgggtctagttatatgtgataacaatgtatagtgagcagtgaaataactattggtttccatttgtggtgactgctgactgacattagggatgagattaaatagatcctggaatttagcctggtctggagcaggctagctccacagaataaatctccatggtaatttataccataacatatcctcctgccccctatccatctttagtgcaaccggattacggatcaattgagccaggatcaccaagatatcctggcttaatcccttatcctagttttgtgcaacaggccccagaTTTGTAAACTTTCCAAATATTGAACAAACTAACCACTAGACGAGGTGGCCTCTATTTGTGAAATGTTATTATTtaccttaactaggcaagtcagttaagaacaaattattttaaaTGATGGCGTaggaagtgggttaactgccttgttcagggggcagaacaacatttttttaccTTGACAGCCCGGGGATTCAGTCTCGCAACCTTTTAGTAACTAGTCCAaagcgctaaccactaggctactctgccccCCCACCCGAGAGATGCTGTCGGAAAGGCTTTTAAGTGACCGTATTGATTTAATAACCATATCGAAGTAATCTTGCAGTCACAAGATGACGTGTGGTCCTCCGACTTTGGAAAGCATACAGTTtaggtcttattctggtgacaaaATTAACACCCAATGcgtggctgccatttgacaattAAAAATGCTCTCACTGTCCGTGAACTCATTCTGATTTGTTGtggcccccacaatcatttaagttgcccatccctgatgtaggctatacccgcactgtatctaCGAGCTGTCGGCTAGAGTGCATGtaccaataccagagtgggcacatctGCTATATTAACTCAATATTTTTTGTAACAAAACCATCAGTTGAAATTGTAATAAATCAATTTAACATTTAACCGATAgttttttatgtgcactacatcataCACAGAATTTTATCTGCAAAAAGTCTATCTGATGGGAGTAGGCTCAGATTCTATTAATGCGAATTTGAATATTTAGATAAATCACGTGCAAATTTGATGGAAACCTCGCTATGGATTAAGATTTGAGATGTATATTAAAAGGTTTTGTggcaaaacgctatatatccattttttagctggaatggaatgtttgtaTCCTGCAGAATAGATATATTACTTTATGTGTTTTTTATATTGATGTCGTAGACATCACTAGACAGGAATTCGAATGATATCTAGTTTATGTAAGCAAGTGCGGACGGctcataatggctggaatggagtaaatggaatggtaccaaacgTGGTTTCCATTGACTCCAATCCAACCATTACTGTGAGTCccccccctcagcagcctccaatgagtgtacaaaacattaagaacaccccccctttttccctcagaacagtctcaattcgtcggggcacggactctacaaggtgttacagggatgccggcccatgttgacaccaatgcttccctcagttgtttcaagttggttggatgtcctttgggtggtggagcattcttgatacacatgggaaagggttaagcttgaaaaacccagcagtgttgtagttcttgacacaaaacggtgtgcctggcaccttcTTTCATACCCTgttaaaaggcacttaaatcttttgtcttgtttcaattgtctcaaggcttaaaaatacttgTTTAATTAACCGGTTTCCTCgtattcatctacactgattgaggtggatttaacaagtgatatcaatGAGGGTTCATGtattttacctggtcagtctatgtcacggaaagagcaggtattaatttaagtgataatgccctcgaaacGGGTGTGAtagattacatgtaatctgttactacCCAACCCTGCCCTTAGTGTAGTGGGTCTTTGACATCATCCTATCTAGGGTTCAATATCTATGATCACCAATGTGTCATTTGTACAGTTCATATATATATGTGTGGACATAtatacattcatacacacacacacacaaacactacagttcaaaagtttggggtcacttagaaacgtccttatttttgaaagaaaagcaccttttttgtccattaaaataacatcaaattgatcagaaatacagtgtagacattgttaatgttgtaaatgactattgtagctggaaatggctgatctttttatggaatatctagataggtgtacagaggcccattatcagcaaccatcactccggtgttccaatggcatgttgtgttaactaatccaaggctaattgatcattagaaaaaccttttgcaattatgttagcacagcagaaaactgttgttctgataaaagtagcaataaaactggccttctttggactagttgagtatctggagcatcagcatttgtgagtttgattacaggctcaaaatggccagaaacaattaactttcttctgaaactcgtcagtctattcttgttctgagaaattaaggctttccatgcaagaaattgccaagaaactgaagatctcatacaacgctgtgtactaccttcacagaacagcgcaaacgggttctaaccagaatagaatgaGTGGTAGGCCCCAGTGcaaaactgagcaagaggacaactacattagtgtctagtttgagaaacagacacctaacaagtcctcaactggcagcttcattaaatagtacccgcaaaaacaccagtctcaacttcaacagtgaagaggcgactccgggatgctggccttctaggcagagtacctccatccagtgtctgtgttcttttgcacatcttcatctttttattggccagtctgagaataTGGCTTCTTCTCTGCAGTTTTGCAAAAAATGTAAAATTGGAGTCATGAGAAGGGCTAACCTATGACCTGACCCATCACCTTATATATTACTGCCCCCAGTTGTGACatcacaaaaaacacacaaaaactcTACAACCCATATTTCTTCTAGCCTCCCACAAATGCTTTATCTTCTTAACACTAAAACTGAACCTAAATCATATAAAAatgaaatgtatatattttatacAACTTAAACTAAATAGAAACTAATACGGAtgtacaaaacaaacagaaataaaaacaaatataaaaaCACATAACCTTGCTGTGCTGTCTCCATACTGACATGTCATTATGCAACCGACATGACGTCATCATGATGGCACTGGCCATAAAAGTTTAAAACTAGTTAAAAacgtatttttctttttttttgttaccTTTAGAATTTCTAGTATTTGTTAGCACTTTACACTAAGGTACTATTTGAAGTGTTTtttatgtacaggtaactgccaaaataaaggaaacacttgagatttgatttgattttgatttgatttaagtaaaggagggatacaaagtattttgaaagcaggtgcttccacacaggtggggttcctgagttaattaagcagttaacgtcccatcatgcttagggtcatgtataaaaatgctggacAGGTCATTATTTTGGCTATCATGGCTTTGGATcgcaggatgacaatgcccccgtccACAGGGAAGGAGTTGATAAATtgataacactggagtgatagatgtgcagatgatgatgtgcaagtagagatattggggtTCAAAAGAGCAaaaagataaataaaaatatggggatgaggtagttgggtgtgctatttacagattggctgtgtacaggtacagtgatcggtaggctgatctgacagctgatgcttaaagttagagagggagatatgtctccagcttcagtgatttttgcaatttgttccagtcattggcagcagagaactgtaaggaaaggcggccaaaggaagtctTAGCTTTGGGGATGAACagtaaaatatacctgctggagcgcgtgctacggttgggtgttgctatggtgaccagtgagctaaggcagggctttatctagcaaagacttatagatgacctggagccagtgggtttggcgacgaatatggagcgagggccagccaacgagagcatacaggtcgcagtggtgggtagtatatggggctttggtgacaaaatggatggcactgtgatagactacatccaatttgctgagtagagtgttggaggctattttagaAATTACATCGTGTAGTCAAGGATCGgtgggatagtcagttttacgagggtatttttggcagcataaatgaaggaggctttgttgcaaaatagtaagccaattctagatttaattttggattggagatgtttgatgtgagtctggaaggagagtgaaccaggtgaggcagtcatttgagaaaccaaggctattgaatctgccgataagaatgcggtgattgacagagtcaaaagccttggccaggtcgatgaagacggctgcacagtactgtcttttatcaatggcggttatgatatcatttaggacgttgagcgtggctgaggtgcacccatgactagctaggaaaccagattgcatagtggcaaaggtacagtgggatttgaaatggtcgataatctgtttgttaacttggcttttgaagattttagaaaggcagggcaggatggatataggtttataacagtttgggtctagagggtctccccctttgaagagggggatgaccggggcagctttccaatctttggggatctcagacgatacgaaagagaggttgaacaggctagtaataggggttgcaacattttCAGCTGATAATTTTAGAGGGAGAGAGTCCAGATTTTCTAGCCCATCTGATTTTAGGGATCCAgactttgcagctctttcagaacatctgtattctacagattttcaaaatattctatccacataccGTCCaaaatgtctatacatcccatcacacacacatatatatatttacaccatGGACTCATTGCTTGTCGTATCATttttatatttcttaattccattcttttacttttagatctgtgtgtattgttgtaaattgttagatattactgcactgctggagctattaacacaagcatttcgctacacccgcaaaacatctgctaaatatgtgtatgcaaccaaaatagattttatttgtAAACAAGAGTAATTGTGACCAGTAGCAGGATGAATAatgttgaagtcaaaagtttacatacaccttagccaaacacatttaaactcagtttttcacaattcctgacattaaatcctagtaaaaatttcctgttttaggtcagttaggatcaccactttattttaagaatgtgaaatgtcagaataatagtagaattatttatttacgcttttatttctttcatcacattcccagtgggtcagaagtttacatacactcaattagtttttggtagcattgcatttaaattgattcacttgggtcaaacattccaggtagccttccacaagcttcccacaataagttgggtgaattttggcccattcctcctgacagagctggtgtaactgagtcaggttttgcaGGCCTCCCTTGCTCgtgcacgctttttcagttctgcccacacattttctatgggattgaggtcagggctttgtgatggccactccaataccttgactttgttgaccttaagccattttgccacaactttggaagtatgcttggggtcattttccatttggaagacccatttgcgaccaagctttaacttcctgattgatgtcttgagatcttCAAAatacccacataattttccatcctcatgatgccaactattttgtgaaatgcaccgtccctcctgcaacaaagcatccccacaacatgatgctgccacccctgtgcttcacatttgggatggtgttcttcgggcttGCAAACCTTCcccttttacctccaaacataacgatgtccATTaaggccaaacggttctatttttgtttcatcagaccagaggacatttcttcaaaaagtacgatctttgtccccatgtgcagttacaaaccgtagtctggattttttatggcggttttggagcagtggcttcttccttgctgagcggcctttcaggttatgtcgatatatgactcgttttgctgtggatatagagacttttgtacctgtttcctccagcatcttcacaaggtcctttgctgttgttctgcgattgattttcacttttcacaacaaagtacgttcatctaggagacagaacgcgtctccttcctgagcggtatgacggctgcgtggtcccatggtgtgtatacttgtgtactattgtttgtacagatgaatgtggtaccttcaggcatttggacattcctcccaaggatgaacaagacttgtggaggtctacaatttgttttctgaggtcttggctgatttattttgattttcccacgatgtcaagcaaagaggcactgagtttgaaggtaggccttgaaatacatccacaggtacacctccaattgactcaaattatgtcaattagcctatcaaaagcttctaaagccatgacataattttatggaattgtccaagttgtttaaaagacacagtcaacttagtgtatggaaacttctgacccactggaattgtgctacagttaattataagttaaataatctgtctgtaaacaattgttggaaaattatgtCCTAAtcaacttgtcaaaactatagtttattaacaagaaatttgtggagtggttgaaaaacgagttttaatgactccaacctaagtgtatgtaaacttccttcttcaactgtaaatagataCTAATGGTAATGGCAAGCAATAATAAATGAACAGCAGCATAGGTGTGAGGGGGAGCAGTAATTGTGTAACCCGTAAGTAAGATAAAGGTGCCAACTGTAAGATGTGGACATGCAAATTGCCTTTAATGTCTATGTCTATCAAATACCTGTATTCTACcatattatagtagtctataatGAATCATATCATAAGGAATCATTCTCTCATATTAGGTGAGAGGCAAACTTTTGGAACCTCAACCATCATGACAATTACGACATTAAAAGCAGAAAAACAAACTGCTCCCCCATTAGTCTTATTAATACAGACACATCACATTTTGATGCCTTGTTTTTTTAAGCTGTAGGCCTAGTTACACAATTGAGGAGTATCCTCCTTATTGCCCAAGGCTTCAGAGCACGTTCTCTAATTCATCTTGTCATGACCTGGAAATTTCTCATCTTGTGTTCCCGGGCATACACTTCTGATCGTAATAGCTTGGGAGGACGAAGTTAGGGAATTCCAGCTTTTGGAAAAACAGAACTCCTCCCTGGTCTGAGTGGAATATAAGAACAAGCTGCAGACCACAAACCAACACAAAACACAAGGGAGTTCAAACTgcctgactgactaactaactaaggAGCTAGAAGGTAAGCGATAACTCTCTTATATGAGGCAGTCTGAGTTTAAGTTGAATAAATGATCTGTAAATATGTTAGCAATTCATATAGTGGCCTatgctctctctcaccctcgtGTTTCCTTCAGTTTGTCGCATCTGCAAGTATGAAGCTGCTTCTAGCTGGACTTGTTCTGACCCTCGTTGTAGGAGCTCAAGCTCAGTGGTACCGCTTCCCTGGTGAAGCTGCTCGAGGTCCGTTTATACACTTTAATCATTGTTTCTTCATTGTTGACAGAAATAGATACAGAAACCAGTAGCAACAAATCTATCAAGAGCgacatgtactgtatttgagGACTCCTTTAAAGTCATTGTTGTTTCTTGAGGCTAGTGGTTTGAAAAGTTGTAAAGTTCATTGAAAGTGTCAAACTCAACATCTGTGTCCTCCTGACCCTGCAGGTGCTAAAGACATGTGGCGTGCATATGGCGACATGAAGGACGCCAACTGGAAAAACTCAGACAAGTACTTTCACGCTCGGGGCAACTATGATGCTGCCAGGAGAGGACCAGGGGGCAGGTGGGCAGCAACAGTCATCAGGTGGGTGATTCTCAAATATCTGTGTGATGCTTATAATGTGGTTCAGTTGGTCATCAAATTATCTCATAAAAACATTCTCCTTTCTCTAATTAGATCTTTATGCcactttttgtaaaaaaaaaaaaaaatgtctggtcAGAAAGACAATTTTACCATTATTGGTTTACTGTGGTTGGCGAGTTACTTATGTAATATTTCTCCTCTCTCAGTAATGGCCGGGAGATGGTTCAGGGTTCCAGTGGTCGAGGACACGAGGACTCAGCAGCTGACCAGGAGGCTAACCGCTGGGGACGTAATGGAGGGGACCCCAACCGATTCAGACCCCAAGGACTCCCCAATAACTACTGAACCTACAAAAAACCAAACTGAAGGACCAAATTCCAAACAAACATATTGCACTTAATTACTGCTTTTGGTAAAAAATGATTTCTGCTAATAGACAGGTAC
It contains:
- the LOC139411550 gene encoding serum amyloid A-5 protein-like; the encoded protein is MKLLLAGLVLTLVVGAQAQWYRFPGEAARGAKDMWRAYGDMKDANWKNSDKYFHARGNYDAARRGPGGRWAATVISNGREMVQGSSGRGHEDSAADQEANRWGRNGGDPNRFRPQGLPNNY